Genomic window (Bacteroidota bacterium):
TTATCAAAATCGCTATCGGTCAGGCTTGCCTCCGAATGGAGAGCCTTAAGGCGTGAATATTCCTTCTCAGCCTCAATGTACTGGGCTTTTGCTGCATCAAGGGCAAAGATATAATCCTGCGGATCAATATCCGCAACAGGATCTCCAGCTTCGACAAACTGGTCTTCTACAATATACACTTTTTGTATCTTTCCTGCTACCATAAAACCAAATTTGATTGTTTTAAAGGGCAGGATGTTTCCACTGTAATTATAGATTTCCGGTGTTTGTTTTTCCCTGACAATCTTTGTTTTCACTGTAACAGGGACGGGATCATTGTTTTTGGGACTGTTATCCCTGCATCCTGCAATTATTATTAGTAATAGCCCGGTAAGCAGGATTTTACAAGAATTCTCCATAACTGATTTACGTTGTTTAGGTTCTGTTCCCCAGTTGATTATTATTGATAAGCTAAATGTAGTCTTCGATGATCAGGGCCAGTTTCTCTTTCATACTGTCGATATAATTTTCCCAATAGTTTTCTGCAACAGCACTTTGCATGAAGTAGGGAGTTAAAATACATGCACGCATGACTCTGAGTGCATGGACTTTATCCCATTCGGTTTTTGACATTCCCAGGCGTTCCGCAAGTTTCACAGGTGCATCCTTATAATCATCATAGGTAAATTCTGTATGAGAAGTAATAAAATCATTTTTCAATACCGGTCCGGAAACATAGGAGCTAAGGTTATATAATTCCAGATTGAGTTTGTTCATTTTATCAAGATCGGTGTTTCCCATAACGTTGAAAGCAAAATCGACCATATTAAAATCGGGTTTGACCAATGCCTGGAGCATAACCTTGGTTCCGTTGATATCAAGTATCTCCGATGATTCAATGTGCCTGTAGAATCGTTGGGCGCCTTCGATGCTTGCACCGATCAGCCTTCCGTATCCGGTTATATTCAGTGGAAGTACCTGGTGTGCAACCCATACACTGGCTGCAGTAGCTCCTGCTTTGGATCCTTCCATGATATAACTTCCGAGAAGGGTTGGCAAATCCGTTCCTTTTTCAAATACATATGCAGCAAAAAAGGAAATGGCATCGACCATTCTTTTATCCCGGATCGTTATACCTCCTGCCGAATAGGGTACATAACCCATCTTATGCGGGTCGATCGTTACCGAATTGGTTTTTGATAATGCTTTGAAAGCATTGTAAACATCCTGGCCAGGCCAGTCAATGTCATTTTGATTCAGGATGCCATCCTTGTGCAAACGTGTTTTGAGGTCGTTGTATGGGATGAAATTATATTCTTCATCCAGGAAAATGGATCTGGCATAGCCGCCATAGGCAGCATCCCCATGGACATAAAAAGAAACCCCCTGCTTTTCATATTCATCTCTTAGTTCAATGATCTTGTCCATATAATCAATAGCTCCTTCTTCCGTGCTTCCGATAACGCCAACTACACCAAGCACCGGGATTTTTTGGGCAATCAGTCCATCAATGTTCTTTTTCAGGATATCGATATCCATCCTGAAGTGTTCATCGACTTGTATCTCAATAACGTTATTTAAGCCTATGCCCAGTATGTCGGCTGCTTTCACCCAGGAATAATGCTTTGATTGGGGAACTATCCATTTCCCAAGTTGTCCGGGTATTACGCCTGTGCCCCTGACGGAATGGTTTCTCACTTCATCCCAGTCGTTTTTAACTTTTTCTGAAAGATCAAGGATCTCTTCAATGGTCATATTCGCTAATTCCCAATCCGACTTTCCTTCTAACAGTTCGGGACGTACCTGTTTGACGGCAAAAGGAATGGAGGCAAGATTTCTGGCATACCAGACTGCTTCTATGTTGGCTACACTACCGTCGGTACAGATATGGCCCCAGGCCTTCTTCGTGTCATAGCCCATCAAACGTGCAAAATCCATCCCTACTTCAAGCTCCAATGGAGTCGTCGCAGTCGACGCCTCGTAAGCGACATTGTTCGGGTTGTATAGCATAGCGGTTATGTACCCGATGATGGAAGGCATCAGGATATCGGCATTCATATGGCCAAGATATCTCGGTGAATGCCAGGGCATGGAAGTCATTTTTAATTTTGAGGATAGTTCCTGCAATACCTCCAGCATTCTGTCCTGAGTATGAAGAAATGCATCTCCATGCTGTTCGTTGAGAGAAATAACAGGCTTGTCTTCAGGATGAAAATCACGGCGCCAG
Coding sequences:
- a CDS encoding tyrosine decarboxylase, which translates into the protein MKNLKSKPVSFDALFLGPKSENAKLFKDTVMDMIDEHIHWRRDFHPEDKPVISLNEQHGDAFLHTQDRMLEVLQELSSKLKMTSMPWHSPRYLGHMNADILMPSIIGYITAMLYNPNNVAYEASTATTPLELEVGMDFARLMGYDTKKAWGHICTDGSVANIEAVWYARNLASIPFAVKQVRPELLEGKSDWELANMTIEEILDLSEKVKNDWDEVRNHSVRGTGVIPGQLGKWIVPQSKHYSWVKAADILGIGLNNVIEIQVDEHFRMDIDILKKNIDGLIAQKIPVLGVVGVIGSTEEGAIDYMDKIIELRDEYEKQGVSFYVHGDAAYGGYARSIFLDEEYNFIPYNDLKTRLHKDGILNQNDIDWPGQDVYNAFKALSKTNSVTIDPHKMGYVPYSAGGITIRDKRMVDAISFFAAYVFEKGTDLPTLLGSYIMEGSKAGATAASVWVAHQVLPLNITGYGRLIGASIEGAQRFYRHIESSEILDINGTKVMLQALVKPDFNMVDFAFNVMGNTDLDKMNKLNLELYNLSSYVSGPVLKNDFITSHTEFTYDDYKDAPVKLAERLGMSKTEWDKVHALRVMRACILTPYFMQSAVAENYWENYIDSMKEKLALIIEDYI